From Aegilops tauschii subsp. strangulata cultivar AL8/78 chromosome 5, Aet v6.0, whole genome shotgun sequence:
gagtttcatcatgcatgggagtcaaagacaatagatgaagatcacatcctgtacgcagcaatggatccctacctttgtttaaatatctacaagggttggatgaagaagcagagcccagtgtccggttcaagcaaagaagcgtcggcgaagaggaagaggaagaggggcgaggacgaagtcgaggatgtggactcggactccgagtaggtggcagtgccgtcgctcatgctggttctactgcagtgtcaagcggactagttgcttcgtttattttcaagggtgtgttgtgctgaggccccagcagaactatgtttatgttctttctcgttatttgaactctatagtacgtacagtagtactagtactatgtcttactactgttcttcttgcagttggtactactgctcgtatcttcgtgttcctactgtacttaatacgttcgtactagtagtatagtttgggtcagtcgatttgtgaaagaagttcgacggagcgaaggaagaagacgacagaagaggtggaagaagcccttctagccatccatgttgcatcaaacggctcacatgagtcgactgacccaaattgctccttcagattgcaggatccacgtggcattcaaggtctcgaaggtagattccacgtccgcacccggtttgcgggctcgacatgcgcgcgaccggcttccgccacgacagccaccatgcgcgcctcctccgcgcgggcggagacgacaatgacacgctagttcctccttgccggcgtgctggagcacgctctcgtcctcctcttcttacgctgcgtgcatagacgtggctccaccagctgatcgcgtgcttggcagcgcggcggcatcgcgaggagggactgcagacgacgtgagcgggcgagcctttggcttcatggcacagggatggcggcgacacggcggtgatgggcgagaaattgttgggcggagcaggcgggcgccggcatgcgcaacggcggcggcatattgatgagtgcgcttgtgggagcttactttagttttatatataaggttggtcaaatttaaaagaaaaccgtactagtacacataaacattagacttagggagcgcttttattagttagtaccacagccacgatacggaatcctgtgcaagcgcgtgaaccgcggccgcgtggtcgatcgaacggtgcgtcaccgtgtcgctcTCGAGGGACATctaccgaacctttttgtgtgtgtgaaaacaatcctcgaatattactcaactttttttcctgtgaaagttcttgaggcttcaatatttccatatatttgaatttagctccagttcgtgtttatttggatttggacgttttaggtgcgccctagttttttttaatactgattttgtgtgtgtgactgagagagaacgtgtgtatgtgtccatatgtgtgttgtggcggaagggcaatgtggagacggtgtgcgtgtgatacagacatagagatGTGTGAATGTgaaaatgatcatgcatgagtgagacatagacatatgccgatacgttgtgtatacatgagagaacggtcttctagtttacttgtgtgtgtgtgtgtgtgtgtgagagagagagagagagagagagagagagggagagagagagacagagagaggagcatccgtaacataacaaccatctctctcgattcgtccgtccctcgcacggtcgcatgcaacacatgcatcaacgcgcacattttgacaccctcacccggcccctgcccacctcaaggcccgcacaatctcttcgtgaatacccatttctctccttaggtttgttttctctcaatatctgacgcgcacacacacacacagagacacacgcagcacaacacacacacacacactcccccgagcacacaattcatccccatccaaggttatacggcgaccactctcgcttgtgcttctttgcaccccaacatgcacaacacctcaatcttcaaagagggcatcgagcagatcgaagacggcgaccacaccgcgctagagaatgcagggtcatttggaagcagggtgatgtgacgacggctgactgactcctccccccaccctctctctctctctcttgcacaaaattaccaatccctctctcccccgcacaaaattgtcaatccctcaacccacgagatccttcccctctcatccatgtttttccagctctctcatcaaacatgttgtctcttctccttccacgtatacagaatccagatgcacacgcatctcatgtatattacatgtatccatctttctcacagacctaacttcttcctctctctttttctctctatctctctctctgtctcgttaggtttgtctcctactctctcatccacatacatacaatctttcctgccctatctgctccatcttcaaaagctctctctgcacgtttcattcacacattgggatatgtcaaaatgttgcttctataatggctgatgtagagttatggttgtttttgttgcatcctacaaagtaataactatgaaatgcatttagattctcatttgactgggattatgtgagtttgagcatgttgtgaagtactatagaccttgtatacatcttgggattcgacaatgattgtaactattgaattgtatagaccattacattcgaagtcaatagcctaatatatttatttcacaatttcaacaaatgattagttcactacaaactaagaaaacaaatgtgtactccctctgtttttatttaagtccgtgtattagcattggtcaaagtcaagttttgtaaactctcagaaagcttataacaaaaaatattaacatatacaataacaaataaataccattagattcattattgaatgtactttcacatcatacatatttgttatggtaaatgtttatatttttctataaacttggtcaaactttaggaagtttgacttcggtcaaacctaatatgcagagtttactactactactcgctagttgcttagccgaatcactcaacacgccacacggggagtccagtgtcacaaaattttgaggtcggcgggaaaatctcccgcgaccctcattcgagcagtgggaagttaccatcatagccttcggaacaggcctgcggatgacgcttggtagggggctgttttcgtaacttcaggttcaccctacgcagccaaccccaccccggcacccagagtagtacacctgaatactccccattttctatccccaccgcaaaatagacttctccacgacaccacagccttcgtgctcctcccctttacatcggcgcactcgtccaccgcagcgcatctgcctcatcgacgacctcgtacgccgcactggagccggtccaccgtcgtcgtcgtacacggagcctcttccccggcatcgtcttccacggtctcggatctgcttcccggaagccgacgccaagcgcagaagtaccaccgtcatggacaatgaactgactccctttgccgaccatgactcacagaggccgccgcgaccatcgttctcctcctcgattggtaatgtgtgtattgaatcacttagcagtacatgtgcagttccaattttgttcatacctacccttcaaatttcctgggtgctattgttcccgtaaaagtaattggttatagcctccattgtccaacagaatatcagcttgtaattgtgcgtcactcctgtatcgcgctagtagagaagagagtagagatagcagagatgtcgggaaaggatcgcgcgcgcgggaaaaagcggccgggcgtgcgctagttttggcgcgcggcgtccggcgcgctttataaaatccaacgccctcccactgctctgtgccttgccaccgctctatccccgctctgtgcctcgccaccgctctctccccgctctttttcgcctcgccgccgcgtcgccgggaaacttggggataccgcggtgtccccgcgcgcccctccggtggcttgtccgccgagatccggttccgcgggatgcgcctcggcctcggcaatttcgacatcGCCAACGAGGCTGCCCGCGTGTACGACGCGGTGGTGTGgtgcctccggtggcctcatagaacattgaacttccccaacgtgccgacgcgggagcgggcgcaggagctcgcgcctctgccgcggcttagggcgctgtggcgccaacacttcccgtaggacatcatcaacgagcgcgagttctatgcgcaaaggagggcggagagggataagaggagggcggagcgagatgcctatcgcgaggacaagcgtaggcgaaaagcggacgctcaattcaacatgaggctaggagcagcatcgccctgggaatccgatgACGATccgtatcttcacgcctacagtcagacgtcggaggaggacatcactgaggaggagtcggacgacgaggagtagttgaattatcttttttttatctatctatgctgagaactatcctctactctctagtatctacttctcgatctcagcactgtaaacgcttttttaaagcgtcgcgcttgcgattctgttggagatgctctaacatggcagacgagtgctttaatgtttcccacaagatgcgcgagtattactagtagtatatttttcttgtcatgttgagattttaaaaccacgagtgcgaacatgcagaggagcaatgaagaccaaacacgggatattcgggacatcttcaaggagcgtggcaagttaaagaggagctgcaccgaacctgtaaaacgagctttggtaagtaacaccctttcaattactttcgtgtagcctcgtgttcttcgatgtgtatatgttgtagtttctgtttctcttaagcttggtgttcttcgatgtgtaataagaagagtcttaatcgtcctaatgcttccgtatttagcttgatgtaggaagtgggtgttctcaccttgtagtctatttttattttttttccttttgaattcacttctccgagttatatttatctggcttctactaaatggatctaggttgctctgagtattgatctgaaaaagaagtaacttcatgtcaggatgcagttcctgcgaggagggaagtatggtcaacctcgagatcatgtttccaaaatgaggctggattacacacaaggtgccagttccctaatgatgctggattagacacaaggtgcaaattcccagatgatgctggattacacacaagccaggtggagtcgtcagctgttcgtgtcctcgtggcattagtaaaggctgaaagaaagcgtgcagcagcccttgagaatgtagctgagttcctgaagaagcgaaaatagcaatcagatgctctcttcacccaagccaaagaagagatggaagaagccagaaataggctagcagaggcagagcaggctaggcgtctcctgctatctaaaactgttgtcaatacaaaatttccttcataatagctaggttcaaatgtttatccagtcagcatgcctgttgtgatgtccgtgcatccactgatgtggcacaaaatgttttttttcgggtcatgtaataacagcaattactttccaaacaataacagacgaagcattggacatggtatagttcacgcgcaagcccgacattccaagttcaacttccacatcaaactcatgttcacagatatctgcacattcatacataatgtccacaaccatgattcacttcaaagccaaaaacaaatgtgaggagagttataaataaagaaaatcctctactagttcctgctaccagtgcgagcacaacaagtcaagaccatgcgtaaattaattatattttagtcattttttgtgttctaaaatgcctgccggctcgcggaaggacgtgttgtgaaggcaggcggggcagtcttaagctggttgcacgcggcgaggaggcgtgctcagccgggcctgcagcgagtgcggccctcttggccggcgcgccggttcaatgcctgcgctatgagaggttgCGTCCGTGTCaaagcaatcactccctccagtccttttttgtttgggtataacaaaatctcgttttccattcacattttacaagtaaaattcgtggacaaactttgacccgaagtacgatggggactagtaaaccagaatggaggtagtagtttttttaatcaaagaagggtttccccttccgattttcattactgaaaaccagcatctaaatctaaaccatagtatttgccctagaactaccaggttcaacatctcgcaacataaacccatacaacctccatcgcaaaaaaaaccatacaaccatacgccaaggaggtatgTAGTACTATGAAtcccattttcgctccataccaatcgttctaaaaactacttactacttataacgcgccattgaaaatcggaactcttaaccccgctaaaaaaaaatattttaaatgtggctactcgatctgtggcaactggcgagccaccgcgctccaagtcgttcacctgtggtcccgaccatcaactcctacggatcaaattatcacgcgagctgactattcctacaaaggtgctccaccatgtacgcggtacccgcgaatgcagcaatcgtgcacctagggttttagggtttatttgttaacgtcgcctttacgtaacactcatgtgtgcgagacagcgagaggccgactgcgtgcatgcgcctcttctcttcgtatatgtactccaccgtttgtctggtgtccaaaaaattataataactactagcaatgtgccaatgcgttgccacacgatcaaagtagattaatacatattcaccgatttgatagaaaaaaagtctagtttagaaatacgtatatcactaaaaatatgttatgtttcactcaaaatatattcctttggcggttttgatgagataagggaggaatgttgttggtttcaagattcgagaagtggtatatgtctaatttctactcttactagcaacatgcccgtgcgttgcacggaacatcaagatcttgtgggagaaaaggatgaaccagggaaggccttatctgcaaatgtggtgaagagtgcgggtaaattgccatattttccttcctatccgtcagatataaatcggacgacctacattgcaggatggcaggcccaccatcatcaccaactctattttttatccctactccattgtcggtgatgatcgtgtgcctgccatcctgcaatataggccgtccgatctatatctgacggataggaaggaaactatggcaattttgcaaaaagatacccacacccctctccacatttgcaaataaggccttccctcgttcatccttttcccccacaagcactacaagaaatatgtcaactagtgaccctctgtcagtgaccctggaagaattggtcatagatctatgaccatttcagaccaattggtcaaaagctgttcggggggctccaaaccctaaactataacgaccattttggtcaaaaaggtcgtaatttccttacacgaaatggtcatcaagcagatagcactggtccgctgccttatttctagatgatcacgaccaatatagatggtcgtaaccttgtaaattgtggtgggttgctatggctaggcgccacctcatcagttttgcctatgtgtcatgtccatgtggcaatttttgccccaggttgtgaagcaacctatatttctgtcattcccaaaattcccaaaaaaatctcataaattctttgggtcatatcttcgtcaaatatgtaaaaatccttccttgcctagttaaaaaataattcaacaatattcattttcctattctgttcagaacaacactttgtgaaggaagtaccactttggcatgtccaaatagtatccattttctacggtgctttcctatgcccaaataaccatcctccaccaaatgccagctcaatccattcattattttgagcccagcttcaacattcgtatttatgtccagtgtggtactttgcaaagcaagtaccacctaggctcctccttttgagctgaaaatttgtgaagacggtcttcttagtaactgatcatcctcagccaaaactcacgcccattagccatgtacatttcccataccgctaatcaaacacttggctgctaattcatgtttgagcatcgatcggtctcctcgtgagaatattatgttgtaattttcttcctagcacctacctggggagtgcccaacccactagacatgcctaggccgcccagaacacatggcaacaccatggtcacgcggtgaccacgcggcgggcatgcgagtttatgctctctagagttggggccctcggccgccgcccaaacctcgacgtatcaccaccaaaccatgtatttatgattaaataggtacttatgtaactagaaatgatttttgaaaaaaataaatagcaaactatgaggcagctgcacttcaaatttgacccgcttccaactgaatcggcggaaatttgtctttttcacgagaggtggatcaaaactttttacacccaaccattttgtcaattgtgcattaaatatgtcctagtattttagaaaattgatttggtccaattttgcaacaattatttgggaggtccttcacaaaaaaacctccttttgggcacttgaaaaatggaaaatggttttttcgtccaaagaaaatgaaaacttccttaggcaacattgtttgccattccaatatgcacccttgtgcataatatgagatcatttgaacaaactatgtcatgaatgtggccataagattgatcatttggcttgaaagccatgaatcttcacgcatgatagctcgtttctgagaacactttttaaaaataattatcgtagtacaagtttattatttttcctggcaACTTGGCCATATATAAcaacacaatgcgaaggttttccaattttttgattttttttgaatttttcatgcccgtttcaaaatgcggtcaaaacggcacgcatgaccgttcctagctagtggttgaatcttggaaaactttttgtgtttctctaatgaaatagatacttttgaacctagaaatgatttttggaaaaaatcatgagcaaactatgaggcagctgtagttcaaatttgacccgcttcctactgaattggctgaaatttgtctttttcacgagaggtggcttgaatcttttgacacccaaccatttgatAAATTATGCATTAAAATgacctagtattttagaaaaattatttggtccaattttgcaacaaatatctggtaggtccttcacaaaaaacccGATTATTGGCACTCCAAAAATTGTAAAATGATTTtttgtgcaaagaaaatgaaaacccCTCAAATCAACATTGTTTGTTGTCCCAAGATACACACTTGTGCAAAATATTGGGTCATTTGAAAAACTATAAGCGGTAATATGTTGAATGTTTACCCAGAATAAGAGGGTACAAAATataaaaaaacagaagaaaaaacaaaaCTACGCAAGGTGAATTATGATTGGTGGAATCTGTTGTGGCATGGATCAATTGATACAGCCCACTGCAGAAAGCATCCGTCGATCGATCCATTCATCCAGCCTCTCTCCCTCTTGCCCGAACCCTAGAGCTCCGCTCCTCCTTGCCGCTGCCAcctccacctccctctccccgaTCCAGACCCAGCCACCACCCATGGCGCCAGCCAGAGCAGCCACCGGCGAGGCTAGAGGCCACCGGATCCGGGATCAGGGCGGCGCATAGCCCCTCCTCCCGTGAGATCCGGGACACAGTCGCCCATCTGGATCAAGCAGCTCCTCTGGACGCTGCACCATCTCCACCGTCCGGATTTGGTGCTCCTCGCGCGACCCACCCCCCAGCACGCGTCTCCACCGTCTCTTCCCCGACGTCCTTGGCGAGGTTCGTCTTATCCccatcccctcctcctcctcctctgcctttCCCTTCCCTCTCCGTCACCTTGCGGCCTCTCTGTCTCACAGGGAATGAATAGGAGCTCCGGCCAAGGCCATGGACGCCACCAGCAGAAGCTCCGCCTCGGATCTTGCGACCTCGTTGACCGGATCCAGCAGGTCCCTGCCACTGTGTCAAGATCCTCCCCTCCCTCCTAGAGAGGCCCTCTCTCCCACACGCTCTGCATCCGCTACGGCCGTTGCAGCTTCCACCTCCAGAAGAGCACCTGCTCCTCGTGCGGTTACCCGGCCGCCCGCATCCGCAAGTGTAAGCTCCGTTCCATATTCTTGGTGTGCAATGGTGAAGAAATAGAGAGCATCGTCTATACTATTCTTCTTCAGAACTTATCATGTTACTGTACTGTCAAGAGTTCAGTTAGGATCTATCTGTGTTCAGTTTACTTCATGTATCTTTGTGAAAAAGTGTTGTATTGGCAAAGGTTTAGTTATAATCTTTGTCTGTTCAGTTCATACATGCTTGTGCAAAATTACTGCTGTACTGGCCAGAATTCAGTGCTAAAGTTCACTTCATATATGTGTTCTGTCGAAATTCAGTTATGCTCTAGTATTGTACAAACACATTGGAATATATGTACACATATCTGTCAAAAATCAGTGGAATATTTGTTGGTCTGACtgtacatgcacattctcaatcATACATTCAGTCATATATTTGGTATCATTTTTACTTTCCGTCACTGCTGCAGATTGAGATCACTTGTACTTTCCGTCACTTCTGCAGATTCCATATCACTTGTACTTTCCGTCACTGCTGCAGATTGAGATAGTTCACTTGCTTGCTCACCAGTACGTATATAGTTAGCAGTTAGTTTTGCACTGAAGATTAAACCCCTGTTCGTTTACCTGAACAAAGGCCGGACGTAGGTAGCCTTGTGGTTTGTTCCCATATCGCACTTATAAGAAGTGTAAAGGAGATCGATGGCTAACCAGAATCATCTCATTTGGGTTCAGCTTTGATTACATCTTGATATACACAACGCTCCATTTCATTCATCCATATGTTGCTTTCATCCAGCCTGTTATATGCTGCCTGCTTCTCATGTTGCTTTGCTTTGGTTCCAATCAACCTGAAATATGCTGCATGCTGCTACTGATGTAGCTCTTCTTTTGTTTCTGCAGAGAGATCGACGATCGGCTGGGCAGTGTTAGCGCTAAACCTTCATGCGTACTCACTCTGCTGCAAGCTTTAATAATCTTGATTGATGCAGACGCCACTGTATGCATGCGAATTTTCATTTGCAGATGCTTTCACTTCACCCTTTTCTTTTCGTTTCTTTTCTCTCGAAACAAGGAAAGGATTTATTCTAACGGCCATCTCTATTTTAGCCTTTTAGGACTCTTATTAATTAACATGCCTACTCTTCTCTGTGGTTTAAGGCCAGTCAATTCACACTGCATACATGCATAGCTAGCTTCCTCATCTCCAGTCAATGAGTTTGCCTTGATTCGGGTCTTCTCTTCTCCTGGTGATCAAAATCAACACCGCACCCTTCCGTTCCTATCTTATTTACTAGTTCCCTTTCGTTTCTGTTCCTGCCATAATTAGTGTGGTAAACTGGTAATCAGCTAGCTCGGTGGTCACCAGAGTACGTACTATTTTATTTACTAGTACTTTGCCTTGGATTGTAATGTGGATCAGGAGATGAACTGTATATTTtgtttgtgtcatgcatggctgTGTCATACATGTATTGACTGAACTTGACAAAATGTGCAATTTGAATCTAGTACTTCTTCCATTTCTGCTTTCCCCCAACCGTCCATAAGATTTATCTAGGGTTTAAGCTATTTTGTTTAGTTTGCTTGCGCTGCCTGAAATGATGCACCAATTCTGTATCTTATCCTTGTGCTGGATGGTGGACCTGTCAACGTATTGACTTGAGTGACGACAGATGCGGTATTGTTTAGATGGGTGGTTTGAATAGTTCGTCCAGAGAAAATTGTTTATAGAATAGAGATTTGGCGAAATATGGTGCTTGTTTATTGATGTGATAGATACATCCAAGACAATTATTGTGGCTTCATCAGTGGGGTGTGTTTTTGTTTCGTTCAATGTCTGATCTGGTTATAAACATAACCACATGACGTATTTAGATGGGTGTATTTAGTGGGGTGTATTTAGACGGGTGTATATAAAAATGATTTGATCTTCTCTTCCTTGGTTTCCTGATGCGCTCCTATTCCACAACCACAGGGATGGCACATCGATTGGGGACGAGCAGGATGGGGCCAACAAgcctaggaggaggaggagctccatCCGCAGCAGCTCATGCTCATGGAGGAACAATTCTGAATCGTTGTTGTTACTCTGCTGTCCTGGAGTCGCCATCCACAGCAGCCGTGGTGTGGCTGAGCCTCTGCTACGGCTACAACCTCCCTCTGGTGAGCTCCTCCCTGTTCCTTCTTCTCTGATGTAGCTCCTACATGGCCTTGGCCATGATTTGGGTTGGATGTGGGGCTCTAGTAGTTGCTGCTAGATGTTGTAACCAAGCATCAACTCCTACTGGAGCTCTCTGGTGATAAATTCATGCGATTCTAGGGTCTGTCAGTAGCTGCCCATGTGTACTTGCTTTATATATGTGCTCCTATGATGCTTTGGTGATATGGGGTGGCTAATATCAAGATCATGTTCGTGTTGATGCTTATCTTGCGTGTctctggtggtggtggtgttgacAGCAGTTACACACCTAGCTTGTAACTAATATCAGTACTGCTAATTTACCTCAAGTTTATCTAAACATGGTTGAAATGAGCGCTGCAAATTTTGATGTCTAAAATCAATTTTTACCCCAAGTCCTTAAGTAATTATTTTCATTACGTCATAGTTAG
This genomic window contains:
- the LOC109753990 gene encoding uncharacterized protein isoform X2, which translates into the protein MQTPLDGTSIGDEQDGANKPRRRRSSIRSSSCSWRNNSESLLLLCCPGVAIHSSRGVAEPLLRLQPPSDAGLSCFFVSIRTKKSEEE
- the LOC109753990 gene encoding uncharacterized protein isoform X1, with translation MDATSRSSASDLATSLTGSSRSLPLCQDPPLPPREALSPTRSASATAVAASTSRRAPAPRAVTRPPASASRDRRSAGQWMAHRLGTSRMGPTSLGGGGAPSAAAHAHGGTILNRCCYSAVLESPSTAAVVWLSLCYGYNLPLMLGFHVSL